The nucleotide sequence atgaaatattttaatttgcataagaataaaataataacatctTACCTGATTTGATGGGCTTTCTCACCGTGCCAGGGTTGGGGTTGATAGACGTCTTTATGATAGGCATGGTGGGTAGCTTGCTGCGCAGTTCATTGATAAGCTTATCGTCGCCCGGCGAATTCTCCACGTCGCTATCGCTGTCGGCCGAGCTGACCAGCGACACCATGGTGACCACGTCACTCGTTTTGGGATCCACAAAAGCTTTCCCTCGTCCCCCGCGATCCTCGTCTTTGCTTAGACCCGACGAGGCGAGGAAACGTCTTTTCGAACTTCTCGATCTCCTCTTCAGAGGCGCCGATTTTATCGAGCGCTCTCCTCGCGATATCTACAGAACAGTTGGCGCAGATTCTTATCTATGTTCTTATCAGACTGTTTTTTTCCttcatttttatatcgattatttacttatgaattattttattatcaggAGATCTTTGATTTACGACGCGCAAAGCGATAGTGAATCCCCGGATTTTTCAGATTCTAGGAAAAGCTCTCAAGCAACTACTTACCTTCGTCGCACCTTCCTCGTACTTTTCCACGGCATCTTTTCCGTCCTGCATTTTTTCACAAACGATCAATTTATCCGTCGCCTCGGCGAGACCAGGCGCGTCGATCACAATGTTCACCTGTATGCGCGCCGCGGATGCGAGATTTCGTCTCTGCGGCGGCGCCGAATTCGTCCTTCTCGCTTTTTCTAGGCTTGCCGTAGACGAGCTTCTCGTGAGAACAGCACTCTTGTCGATTGGCGATCTCGTCGCGGTTTTATCGGCCGAAGCGCATCTGATCTCGACCGATTTCGTTGGCGCGAGCTTATTCTTCGCTTCCGGTACTTTCGGAGACTTGTCAACCATCGGTACGAGAAAGGCGCGATTGGTACCGCTGTGAAAACTCGCGCGCTTCTGCTTTGCCAACGAAAAATCGGCATTGATCTTCGCCGATTCCGCATTTGCCGCTTTCGAGCATGAAAAAGCGGCCGACGGTTGTGATAGATCGGTCATTGAAAGATGAAGATTCGTGCAGTCGATATTTATATGcgtcttctttctcttctcctcctcctcgatTATCTCTGGATTATCGTGCAAGTGGGTAACTTGGTtctaaaaagatcggtaatgTCCTCTATCCGATTATttgatattgaaaaatttcgttaTTATGAACAGAGTATAATTATTCATCTAAATACCTCGTtatctctttcctctttttccacGCTTTTCGCTACTTTCTCAACCCCTTTCGTCAACAGATCGTTCTCCGTCAATCGAGACGCAGTCTCCAGCTTCTTCCCGCATGATCTTCCATCTTCAATAGCATCATCTTCACGCGTTTCCTTCCCTCGATCTCTCATATTGTTTGACGCTGCTGGGTTCCGCTGAACTTTTTTCTCATCCTGAATAGAATTAGGCTTCTTCCTGGAGAGAGGGGTCGGCGGGGCGGACATTGATAGCTGAGAGTCGCAGCGTTCCTCCACTGCCACGCCATGTGCCAGGAAAATGTCGATGTTCGCTTTGTTCTGCTCGCGGTGCTTCCATGCGAGTCGCAGCCTCTCGGCGAGCTCTTGCCGCGAGTAAAGGATCGATGCCTTCTCCGTAGTGGCATAAGCCCTGCCAGATCGACCTGTGGGTGGTCTGGATCGACCTGGGATCTGCCGAGCCACCACCTCCACCTGGGCCAGACCATCGCAGCCGCGACGATCATCACCCCAGGCGACTCGCACCTGTCAATTGcacgataatataaaataacaaaacgtatttgttaaatgtatttattacgtTAAGACTATGCACCTtgagagatattaaaaatctaaaatgaaTACAACGTAATAAAACGACTCTTCgattattaaatgaaaaaaaaaacgagttCTATGTGCTGTCTACAGAAAGGCGAGTCCTAATTAAAACCTAATGGTTAAAGGGAAGCAAGTTTTCTCAACTACCTTGGGCTTCTCTGTCGCATTTGTGGCTAATCTTCCACGCGCGATCGGATTCGCGTAGATTTGCAGGGACTTGCTGCAATCGTCCTCCGCCGATCTCTGACGTCTAATATGTTGTCGACGCGGCGCAGGCTGCTGCAACGACAGCTGCCTGACAGGTCGCGTCGCTCTTCTACCATTAGACATCCCCGGACAATCTTTTTCGCATTGTCAATGTGTCCTCTTGACAATTTCCAAAACCTTTTTAGTGGagcttatttattaattcgttcATTGGCAGGGGAAGCAATCCCTTGACGATAACACAGGTTGAATTAAGGAAAAGGATCTttctctataaatataatatttaggtTTCTTTAGCTCTCGAGTGAGGAGTCCACCAAGAAACGTTGTCGACGCCACGACTGGGCGCCGACTGACTGACTACCCTCATCCATTGCCCTCCACCAACCTTCGGTGTGTACCAAGTCCAAGCCCGGTTCACAAACACGCTTGTAGGTGTACTAACTCTCCCCttttcgctctctctctctctctctctctctctttttccctgcCTCTGCTTTGAACGGGAGCCAACACACGAACACTATACTTGTACTGGTACCATTAACCTCCGTCATTACGATCACTGTCAGCGCTGCCAGGGTGGTCGAACTCCTCGTTCACTTCGTATACGTTGCTCTCGAGGCCACAGTGACGTAACATCGCGATATCTGTATGTGTATAGAATATCTCCCTCAATTTGAAGTATGTACTACAtacatctgaaatatttttgtttttgttttttgattATACGgaaaaatactaaatttacttattttgaaGAGATATAAAcaagcaaaatttttataattttaaattaatcttttttgatCGAATCtcttattatatacgtattaatGAAAATCATTCCGTTATGAAAAAGACATGAATgactttcaaatattttaaaatgaagaaaaagataacttttttagaagacaatttttttatcgattataatatttgttctttCCCTAACCGcaaaatagttattttcttACGTATTTTTGCATGttattgaaatagaaaatagagaaaaatatttgatgaattgatttaattatcattttactatctcgttaattaaaaacaaaaaaagctTCCTTTCTGCaactttttctatatttccAAACTAtagttaaacaaaaattatcttagAGAACAGCTAGAAAACtgtttattatcatttaatattattattataggaCACATT is from Temnothorax longispinosus isolate EJ_2023e chromosome 10, Tlon_JGU_v1, whole genome shotgun sequence and encodes:
- the LOC139821121 gene encoding uncharacterized protein, translating into MSNGRRATRPVRQLSLQQPAPRRQHIRRQRSAEDDCSKSLQIYANPIARGRLATNATEKPKVRVAWGDDRRGCDGLAQVEVVARQIPGRSRPPTGRSGRAYATTEKASILYSRQELAERLRLAWKHREQNKANIDIFLAHGVAVEERCDSQLSMSAPPTPLSRKKPNSIQDEKKVQRNPAASNNMRDRGKETREDDAIEDGRSCGKKLETASRLTENDLLTKGVEKVAKSVEKEERDNENQVTHLHDNPEIIEEEEKRKKTHINIDCTNLHLSMTDLSQPSAAFSCSKAANAESAKINADFSLAKQKRASFHSGTNRAFLVPMVDKSPKVPEAKNKLAPTKSVEIRCASADKTATRSPIDKSAVLTRSSSTASLEKARRTNSAPPQRRNLASAARIQVNIVIDAPGLAEATDKLIVCEKMQDGKDAVEKYEEGATKISRGERSIKSAPLKRRSRSSKRRFLASSGLSKDEDRGGRGKAFVDPKTSDVVTMVSLVSSADSDSDVENSPGDDKLINELRSKLPTMPIIKTSINPNPGTVRKPIKSVSFQRDSFDEEPTKEEKRIVSDFVQLPRFGLTVNVAHENGGENLDEQDSRTVAVTMPMLAIDPVLIPQNAERMVPEAPLTDREKRCLAVPIGDLHDKKRKLLRTRSTPSRPIIAERTNNGPMEIKEQRTPLVIPRVDLVAIPTPSIDSPLSKVEQFPKKTSPAKETPPEVILPSEPHFQTTKEKECWHLYRRMCDKGVCVSFDTVLRGMLTPTEYRLRQKECSQDLQ